A window of the Bacteroidota bacterium genome harbors these coding sequences:
- a CDS encoding methylmalonyl-CoA mutase family protein: MVKTEPYVSKNKLRIATAASLFDGHDAAINIMRRIIQASGAEVIHLGHDRSVKEIVDCAIQEDVNAIAITSYQGGHMEFFKYMHDLLKEKDCGHIKIFGGGGGTILPTEIEELHKYGITRIYSPDDGRSMGLQGMINDMLSKCDFATGANLNGELKHFTTKNPRSIARLISAAENFPEESKVVLDEVRKLAVKSKSPILGITGTGGAGKSSLVDELVRRFLIDFKDKTVAIISVDPSKRKTGGALLGDRIRMNSINNDRVYMRSLATRQSNLALSKYVKEAVDIVRAANFDLVILETSGIGQSDTEIIEHSNMSLYVMTPEYGAATQLEKIDMLDFADIIALNKFDKRGAMDALRDVKKQYKRNHKLFEVDDEKLPVFGTIASQFNDPGMNRLYKVVMDTLVDKTGRTDLKSGLGASDEMSEKIYIIPPARTRYLSEISDNNRKYDKWTTEQAEVAQRLYGIHKSIEVLNDSKIDDRDSLVKKLQEAYAELEFKLDPGNKKLLADWPKKVKNYKNEHYVFKVRDKELKIETHYESLSHTQVPKVATPKYEAWGDLLKWSLQENVPGEFPYTAGVFPFKREGEDPTRMFAGEGGPERTNRRFHYVSLGLPAKRLSTAFDSVTLYGRDPEYRPDIYGKIGNSGVSICCLEDAKKLYSGFNLADTKTSVSMTINGPSAILTGFFMNAAVDQQCELYIKKNGLESEINKKITEIFKKRGVRRPQYQGPLPEGNDGLGLMLLGVTGDQVLPAEVYEKIKAETLAAVRGTVQADILKEDQAQNTCIFSTEFSLRVMGDMQQYFIDKNIRNFYSVSISGYHIAEAGANPITQLAFTLANGFTYVEYYVSRGMNIDKFAPNLSFFFSNGIDPEYAVIGRVARRIWAKAMKQLYNANERSQMLKYHIQTSGRSLHAQEIDFNDIRTTLQALYAIYDNCNSLHTNAYDEAITTPTEESVRRAMAIQLIINRELGLAKNENPLQGSFIIEELTDLVEEAVLAEFDRITERGGVLGAMETMYQRGKIQEESLYYETLKHTGEYPIVGVNTFLSSKGSPTIIPQEVIRATKEEKEYQISMLDELHKGNADRSVKILRDLQLTAIQNKNIFEGIMEAVKYCSLGQITGALFEVGGQYRRNM; the protein is encoded by the coding sequence ATGGTAAAGACAGAACCTTACGTTTCAAAGAATAAACTTCGTATCGCAACAGCAGCCTCTTTGTTTGACGGTCATGATGCGGCTATAAATATTATGCGACGGATCATCCAGGCCAGTGGAGCAGAGGTGATCCATCTGGGTCATGATCGCAGTGTAAAGGAGATCGTGGATTGTGCCATACAGGAAGATGTTAATGCCATAGCCATTACATCTTACCAGGGTGGACATATGGAATTCTTTAAATATATGCATGATCTGTTGAAGGAAAAGGATTGCGGGCATATTAAAATATTCGGCGGCGGGGGTGGAACTATTTTGCCGACGGAAATTGAAGAACTGCATAAATACGGTATTACACGTATCTATTCTCCTGATGATGGCCGCTCCATGGGCCTGCAGGGAATGATCAATGATATGTTAAGTAAGTGTGATTTTGCTACCGGTGCTAATCTGAATGGAGAATTAAAGCATTTTACAACAAAAAATCCAAGATCGATTGCCCGCTTGATATCAGCAGCCGAAAATTTTCCGGAAGAGTCGAAAGTTGTATTAGATGAGGTTCGAAAGCTTGCGGTTAAATCTAAGTCTCCTATATTAGGTATTACTGGTACCGGCGGTGCAGGAAAATCATCATTAGTAGATGAGTTAGTTAGAAGATTTCTTATCGATTTTAAAGATAAAACGGTGGCCATCATTTCTGTTGATCCTTCCAAGCGTAAAACAGGCGGTGCCTTGTTGGGTGACCGTATCCGGATGAATTCGATCAATAATGATCGTGTATATATGCGTTCCCTGGCAACGCGTCAGAGTAACCTTGCACTTTCCAAATATGTAAAGGAAGCGGTTGATATAGTTCGTGCCGCCAATTTCGACCTTGTAATTCTTGAAACAAGTGGTATCGGGCAAAGTGATACGGAGATCATTGAGCACAGCAATATGTCGCTATATGTAATGACTCCTGAATACGGTGCGGCTACACAGTTGGAGAAGATCGACATGCTCGATTTTGCCGATATAATAGCGTTGAATAAATTCGATAAGCGCGGGGCGATGGATGCGTTGCGGGATGTGAAGAAGCAATACAAGCGTAATCACAAGTTGTTTGAAGTGGATGATGAAAAACTGCCTGTATTCGGAACCATTGCTTCGCAGTTTAACGATCCCGGCATGAATCGTTTGTATAAAGTGGTAATGGATACGCTGGTGGATAAAACCGGCAGGACAGATCTTAAATCCGGTCTGGGAGCAAGTGATGAAATGAGTGAAAAGATCTATATAATTCCTCCCGCACGCACACGTTACTTAAGTGAAATTTCCGATAACAACAGAAAATACGATAAGTGGACAACTGAGCAGGCCGAAGTGGCCCAACGTCTTTACGGTATTCATAAATCGATCGAGGTACTTAATGATTCTAAGATCGATGATAGAGATAGCCTGGTAAAAAAATTGCAGGAAGCTTACGCAGAACTTGAATTTAAGCTTGATCCGGGTAATAAAAAGTTGTTAGCCGATTGGCCGAAGAAAGTTAAAAATTACAAAAACGAACATTATGTATTTAAGGTTCGTGATAAGGAGCTTAAAATTGAAACACATTACGAATCGCTTTCACATACCCAGGTTCCTAAAGTTGCAACACCCAAGTATGAAGCCTGGGGAGATCTGTTGAAATGGAGTCTGCAGGAAAATGTTCCAGGTGAATTTCCGTACACAGCAGGGGTGTTCCCATTCAAACGTGAAGGAGAGGATCCTACCCGTATGTTTGCCGGTGAAGGCGGACCGGAACGTACCAACAGGCGTTTCCACTATGTTTCCCTAGGTTTGCCTGCCAAACGTTTATCGACTGCATTCGACAGTGTAACGCTTTACGGACGTGATCCTGAATACCGTCCGGACATTTATGGAAAAATAGGTAATTCCGGCGTGTCAATTTGTTGCCTCGAGGATGCTAAAAAGCTGTATTCAGGTTTCAACCTCGCGGATACTAAAACATCTGTGAGCATGACGATCAATGGTCCATCTGCAATACTGACCGGTTTTTTTATGAATGCAGCTGTCGATCAGCAATGTGAACTTTATATTAAAAAGAACGGGTTGGAGTCAGAGATAAATAAAAAGATCACGGAGATATTTAAAAAACGCGGTGTAAGGCGTCCGCAATACCAGGGGCCACTCCCCGAAGGTAATGATGGTTTGGGTTTGATGTTATTGGGTGTGACCGGCGACCAGGTATTGCCTGCTGAAGTATATGAAAAAATAAAAGCGGAAACATTAGCCGCCGTGCGCGGAACTGTACAGGCAGATATTTTGAAAGAAGATCAGGCGCAGAACACTTGTATCTTTTCAACAGAATTTTCTTTACGTGTCATGGGTGATATGCAACAGTATTTCATCGATAAGAATATCCGGAATTTTTATTCAGTTTCTATTTCTGGTTATCATATTGCAGAAGCAGGAGCTAATCCTATTACACAACTCGCGTTTACATTGGCCAACGGATTTACTTATGTTGAGTATTATGTGAGCCGCGGAATGAACATTGATAAATTCGCGCCCAACCTGTCCTTCTTCTTTTCAAATGGTATTGACCCTGAGTATGCTGTGATCGGCCGTGTTGCACGCAGGATATGGGCCAAGGCGATGAAACAACTTTATAACGCGAATGAGCGTTCGCAAATGCTGAAGTATCATATTCAAACATCCGGCCGTTCATTGCACGCCCAGGAAATTGACTTTAATGATATACGCACCACCCTCCAGGCGTTATACGCCATTTATGATAATTGTAATTCACTGCATACAAACGCTTATGACGAGGCTATTACTACTCCAACGGAAGAATCTGTGCGGAGGGCTATGGCCATTCAGCTTATCATTAACCGTGAATTGGGTTTGGCGAAAAATGAAAACCCTTTACAGGGTTCGTTCATCATTGAAGAATTAACCGATCTTGTTGAAGAAGCTGTGCTGGCAGAATTTGATCGCATCACCGAGCGGGGTGGAGTATTGGGTGCAATGGAAACCATGTACCAACGCGGAAAAATACAGGAGGAAAGCCTGTATTACGAAACATTGAAGCATACAGGCGAATATCCGATCGTTGGTGTAAATACATTCCTTTCTTCAAAAGGTTCGCCGACAATTATTCCGCAGGAAGTTATTCGCGCCACAAAAGAAGAAAAGGAATACCAGATATCCATGTTGGACGAATTGCATAAGGGCAATGCCGATAGGTCGGTAAAGATATTGCGTGACCTGCAATTAACGGCTATTCAGAATAAAAATATTTTTGAAGGTATTATGGAAGCGGTAAAGTATTGTTCACTGGGACAAATTACCGGCGCGCTGTTTGAGGTGGGTGGACAGTATAGGCGAAATATGTAA